The following nucleotide sequence is from Nautilia sp. PV-1.
AAAACATACCTATAAATGACGGAGGGATAAGTGCAGGCCAGACGGCCTGGGGAATGTGGAATTTGTAATTTAATTAGAACTGGTCTAATATAATAGGCTCTTTTGGATGTTCTACAGCTTTTAATCCTTTAAATCCTCCAAATTCAGTAACTTTGTTAACCACGCTGTAACCTGTGTTAAGCCATCCGTTTATTCCTCCTCTAAGTACGTATACGTTTTTTTTAGGTATACCGAACCATTTTACAAGCTGTCCTCCTGCAATTACCGCTCTGTGTCCTGTTGCACATAAAAACACATATACGTGATTAGGTTTGAACGCACCCATTGCAGCATATACAGGAACCTGTCCTAAAGGATATTCGTCATAATCAGGCCAGTCAATTTCTCCCGCTTTCATTTCATCAACGCTTCTAACGTCAACTATAGTGAAATCTTTGTCTTTTTTCATCCAGTCTTTTAACTGATCCGGTGTAATATAGTTTACGTATTTTTCGTAAGATCTGCACATTTTGTTAAGCTCTGCAACTTTTGGCCCCATACCTTTAATTGTATTTGCAAGTTTAAATGTATGGGCGTATGCAAAGCTTCCGGCGATTGCCAAACTTAATGCTAAATATCTGAATTTCATCTTTTCCTCCTTGTTTTTTGTTATAATTCATAATGAATTATAATTCACTATGAATAAAAAAAATGTAAAAGATGTGACAAAATGGAAAATTGCAGAGTATTAATCGCTTCTAAAGAGTTGGAAAAGCTGTTCAGTGAAGATGTTTTTTCCAATATTCCAAAAAGATATTTAAAAAAAGGGGAGGTATGTTACCCTGAAACCCCTAGAATTCTTGTTTTAAAAGAGGGTGAGCTTAAAATATCACTTATAGAAAACAATAAAGAGCTTATTTTATATTTTTTGCATAAAAATAATTTTTGTTTTTGCAATAATGATATTATGGTGTATGCCAAAAAAGACAGCGAATTTTATTTTCTTGAATCTCATCATTTTATTGAGCTGTTTGGAAATACGGATTTTTGTAACGTATTGCTTAACAATTTAAATCAAAATATTGAAATAGAAAGAGATATATTAAAATCCCTAGCTTTTAAAAGTTCCAAAGAAAGAATAAGCGAATTTCTTTTGGATTTAGCATTTAGTATTGGTATAAAAAAAGAAGAGGGTATTTTATTGGACGTACATTGCACAATGGAAGAAACAGCTTCATTTTTAGGAATGAGCAGACAGAGATTTTCTACTTTTATTAATGAAATGATTAATGAAGGAATACTTGAAAAGTTGGGTCAAAAGAAGTTTTTAATAAAAAATATAGATAAATTAAAAGAATTTTCTAAAGAATAAATCTCCCAGCTCCGATATCAGCATTGCCAATATAACCAAAACTGCTCCAGTGATTTGTATTAAAGAAAGTGTTTCTCCGTAAAAGTATGCAAAAATAGCAGCACTTACAGGCTCCATTGCGAATATGATAGCTGTTTTCGTTGAAGTGGTGAATTTTTGTGCGTATGTCTGTATAAAGTAAGCAAATACTGTTGCAAACAGTACCGTTACCGTTAACGCAATAATTACGTCTTTGCTGAAAGTTACGCTGCCTTTTTCAAAAGGTATAAATATCAGACTAAGCAAAGCCACTGCCAGAAACTGAAATGTTACGAGTGTGTAAAGATTGTATTTTTTACTGAATATATCTGTATAGTTAATGTGCAGAGCGACAAATACCGTAGCTATAAATGTATACAGTTCGCCTTTTCCGAAACTTCCAATATTAGCGCCGGTAAGTAGGTATATTCCTAAAAAAGCCAAAATAACCCCTATTATGGCATATGGAGAAATTCTTTTTTTAAATATAAAAAAAGCAACTATAGGTGTAAGTATTACATATAAGCCAGTTATAAACGCAACTACAGATGAGGGTGCATAAAGAAGCCCGAAAGTCTGAAAAGAAAAAACCAAAAAATTAAAAATACCCAGTAACAATGCGGCTTTTAAACTTTCTTTATCAAAAGAGATTTTTTTGTAAAAAAGTATAAACATAAGTAAAAACGACAAGAAAAATCTCCAGAAAAGAAAAATAAAAACCGGCATATCCGCAATGGCGTTTTGTACCAGTTTAAATGTTACACCCCAGAAGATTGCAACAATAAGGAGCAAAAAGTCGGCGAAGTTTATCAAATACCGCCTTTTGCTTTCATTTTTTTCTCAAGTCTGTGTCCTATGAAACTAAGAATGGAAGTAAGCATTAAATATAATGCCGCGACAGTCAGCCATGTTTCGAATGGCGAGAATGTATTAGCAACTATTTCGCGTCCTACTTTCGTAAGGTCGGTAATAGAAATAATAGATACCAATGAACTGTCTTTGATTAATGATATCAGTTCACCAACTAATGCAGGAAGCGCCTTTCTAAGTGCCTGAGGAAGTATTATAAGCTGCATTCTCTGAATAGAGGTAAATCCTAAAGATTTTGCAGCCTCATGCTGTCCTTTGTCTATAGACTGAATGGCGCCTCTTAATATTTCGGCGATATATGCGCCGTAAAAGATAGATAAACTCATTACCCCTGCCCAGAATCTCGGCAGGTTAAATATCGTTGCAACTATAAAATAAAAAATAAACAGCTGCACGAGCAGAGGAGTTCCTCTTATTACGGTTACATATACGCTTCCGATATAATCAAGAGCCGGAATACCGCTTAGTCTCATTATCGATATGATTAAACCAATGATAAAAGCTATAATCATAGAAATAATGGATATTTTAATTGTAACCCATATACCTAAAATAAACGGTCCGGGTTCCAGTTTTTGTTTGTAAGCAAATTCGTCACCCTGATAAACGTATTCCCCGTTTTTAAATTCAAGCTTATATCCTGCGATATTATATGTTTTTACCACATGATTTTCATCACATATTACTTTAGCCTGATTTTTTGTAATTTTTAGGGTTCCGTCACAAGGTGAGGTAAGAGGTATTTTTTGTTTATACACGAAATATTTTGGGATCATATCCCATTTCCATGTATAGTTTATTTTACTTGCAGCCTGATATAAAAACCATCCAAGCAGCACATAAAAAAGAAGGGCAATAAGCTGCCCGAATTTTCTATCCCTTATAATAGACTTTTTCATTGCACTCTTTTCAACCAGTCAGTACTTCTAAACCATCTGTTGTAGAATTTTTGATAAGTACCGTCGTGTTTAATTTGTCTTAAGAAGTTGTTTAGCCAGTTAAGAAAATCAGGGTCGCCGTGATTGATAGCAAATCCTAACGGTTCATAAGTTAAATCTTGTCTTAAGAAAATAAGTTTACCTTTTCCTTTGCCAGCCATAAACAGTTCGTTGTAAGGTTTGTCATAAATGAATGCATCAGCTCTGTTGTTTAGAACTTCCTGAACCGCAGCGCTTTCACTGTCGAATGTTTTAATTGTAGCGTGTTTGAAAAGTCTTCTAGCAGCTATTTCTCCGGTAGTTCCTAATTTAGTAGTAATTACCATACCTTTTTTGTCTAAGTCTTTATAGCTTTTTACACCTTTGTGTTTTTTGTTGACAAGTAGTGTTTGACCTACTAGGAAATAAGGATTAGTAAATGTTACTTTTAAGTTTCTTTTTTGAGTAATAGTCATACCTGAAATAATGATATCGCATTTTCCTGTCATAAGTGCAGGAATGATACCGTCCCATGCAGTAGGAACAAGTTTAAGTTTTACACCCATGTCTTTTGCCATTTTTTTAGAAATATCCACGTCAAAACCGATTATTCTTCCGTGTTTGTCTCTCATTTCAAACGGAACGTACCCAGGTTCTAGACATACTCTAAGTTCACCTTTTTGTACGATTGAGTGAAGCGTCGAATTTTTCCATACGTTAAAATCAGCCGCGAAAAGCATTGATGCTAACGCTAATATTGCGATTAATAGTTTTTTCATGTTTTACTCCTTTGTTTTTTTAGTTTAAAGATTGAAAAAAGGTAATGATATTTTACCTTTTTTTACTGTATTAGTGATGCAATATCTCACTTAGGAATTTTTTTGCTCTGTCGGTTTTAGGATTGTTAAAGAACTCTTCAGGCGTGTTTTCTTCTACTATTTCACCTGCATCCATAAACACGATTCTGTCACTGACTTCTCTTGCAAATCCCATTTCGTGCGTAACGCATACGATTGTATAATTTTCCCTTGCGAGTTCTTTCATAACGTCAAGTACTTCTCCGATCATTTCCGGATCAAGTGCGCTTGTCGGTTCGTCGAAAAGAATAATTTTAGGTTTCATTGCAAGAGTTCTGGCAATTGCAACCCTCTGTTTCTGTCCACCGCTGAGCTCGCTTGGATATTTATTTGCCTGATGAGGTATTTTAACTCTTTCAAGCAGTTTCATTGCAAGCTCTTCGGCTTCTTTTTTTGGCATTTTTTTTACTTTAATAGGTGCAATAGTTATGTTTTCTAATATTGTTAAATGAGGAAACAGGTTGAAATGCTGGAAAACCATTCCGACTTCCTGACGAAGCTTGTTAATATTAGTTTTTTTGTCATAAAGGTCTTGATTGTCAACGATTATTTTCCCGCTGTCAATATCTTCAAGTCTGTTGATACAGCGGATAAGTGTAGATTTACCGCTTCCGCTAGGTCCGCAGACTACAACGACTTCACCTTTGTCAACATTAAAATTTACACCTTTTAAAGCATGAAAGTTACCGTAATATTTTTCAATGTCTTTCATTTGTATAATTTGTTCCATCAAATCTCCTATGCGTTAAGCTGTTTTTCTACTTTTTTTTCTAACATATGAGAAAATTTACTCATACTGAATGCTATACTGAAATAAACAAGTGCGACAAAACTGAATATTTCAAAACTTAAATATAATCTGTTGTTTATAATTGTCGCTGCTCTGAAAAATTCGATAACACCGATGGTGTATGCTAAAGATGTATCTTTGAACAGAGCCACGAACTGCGATACGAACGCAGGTATCATTTTTCTGTATGCCTGTGGCAGTATTATATGTATAAATGTCTGTGTTGAATTAAATCCTAAAGATTTGGCAGCTTCAAACTGTCCTTTAGGAATAGAATTTATACCGGCTCTTACTATTTCCGCTACATAAGCGCTGGTAAATAGTGTAAAGGCTATAATCGCCGCTACAGTTGGCGATACGTGAGCCTGAGTATGGAAAAATGCCATAGAAAATACAGGTATGGCAAAAAACACCCAGAATATTACCATAAGTAAAGGTGTCGCACGTAAAAGTTCAATATATAAAATTGCAGGAATTTTAATTATTTTGATTTTACTCCATCTTGCGATACCGAAAATAGATCCGATTATAAAACTTAGAAAAATAGAAGTAATCGCTAATATGAAAGTAAGAGCAAGTCCTCCTATTTCACCTGGTTTTCCAAAGAAAAGAAATCTCATGTTGTCTTTTGTAAATATTTCTTCAAAATGCGTTTCTGGATATGCAATCATCTGGAATATTTTAAGCAGCGTTGCAATTACAATTATGTTGAATATCCAAAACTGGACTTTGTGTTTTTTAAAATAGTTTTCAATGTTTTTAAGCATTTTTAACACCTTTTGAGAACTTAATCTCAACTAAATTCATAACGAATGAGGTTGACAGTGTTAAGATAATGTAGAGTATTGTAACTGCTGTTGCCGCTTCAAATCCTCTGAATGTTTCCGCATCTATCTGCTGCGTTGCAAATGTAAGTTCCGCAACCCCGATTGTCATAGCTAATGACGAGTTTTTAATAAGATTTAAAAACTGGCTTGTAAGAGGCGGAATAATAATTCTTATGGCCTGAGGGTATATTATATACCACATAACCTGGAATCTGTTCATTCCGAGTGACTGGGCAGCTTCAAACTGTCCTTTCGGAATAGAGTTTATACCTGCTTTTACAACTTCACCAATATACGCTCCGGTATATAAAATAAGAGCAAGTAGCGCTGAAAAAAACGCATCCACATCCTGAATATGCAGAAATTTGCCCCAACTGTTTAAAAAAGGAAAAATTTGAGACAGTGTAAATGTAAAATAGATAAAAAACATTTGAACAATAAGCGGTATGTTTCTAAAACTTTAAACATAATAACTGGAAAATAATGAAAGCCAGAAATTTTTTGACGCTCTTCCGATTCCTACGATAGAACCGATTAAAAAGCTAAAAAATATACCTAATACAGAAAGTTTAATAGTAGTAATAAGACCTTGAATAAGCAGGCCTTTATATTCAATTAATACACCCCAATCAAATTCATAACCCATTTAATTACCTTTTTGATTTTTTCCCCAAAAGAGGGGATTTTAAATTATTTAGGCCAAACTTCCGGAAGTCTGTTAGGCTCAGTACCAAACCATTTTTTGTAAAGTCTTTGGTAAGTACCGTCTCTAACTGCGTCTTGAATAGCGAAGTTTACTGCGTCTCTGAAGTTAGATTCGTTTTCTCTTACACCCATTCCGTAAGGTTCGAATGTAAACGGTTTACCGATAACCTTGAATTGACCGTGAGATCTTTTTGCCTGAGTCGCACACCAAGTGTAGTCAGTTGAAACTGCGTCGATTTTACCTCTTTTTAAAGCCATAATAGCTTGAGGGTATTCTTGGAAATATACAAGTTTAACTTTAGGACATACTTTTTTGAAGTTGTCACCGCTTGTTGCACCTTGAATTACACCGACTCTTTTACCTGCGAAATCTTTGTAGCTTTTAGCTTTGCAGTCTTTTCTTGCCAAAATTGACTGACCGTCAAAATAGTAGCTGATTGTAAAATCGATTGGTAAATCTCTTTTAACTTTGTGAGTCATACTAGCTGCGGCTATATCGATAGTACCGCTTTGTACCATCGGAATTCTTGTTTTAGAAGTAACCTGGGTAAATTCAGGTTTAACACCTAATTTTTTTGCAATATATTTAACCAGGTCAATGTCGAATCCTACAACCTGACCTTTAGCGTTAACAAAACCGAACGGCGGGAAGTCATATTTCACACCTGCCTTTAATACACCGCGACTTTGAACGTCTTTAAGCAAATCAGCACTTGCCGACGTTAAAAACATTCCTAGAATCACTAGAAAAGCAAATAGCTTTTTCATTTTCTCTCCTTTGTTGATATTTCAACATAAATTATACCGAAAAAATTACATTTTTGTTACAAAAATATTAAAAATAAGTGATTGTTATAGCAACAGTAACTCTAGGGTTTCCGGGTTGATTGTAGAATAATCAAACGCCTGATACGTCGAAGTAGGGTAATAAATACTGTAAGGGTTGAATGTTGTCTGGGTAGGAAGTGTGAATGTTAAATTTTGAAGTGTTGAATAGAGTGAATTATATTTATCGCTGATGACTTTTTCATATTCTTCTATAGTATATGTATCAGGATTATATAAAGGAACACTCAGATTGACATTTTGACCGTCAATATTTAATGTTTGGTCAAATACGTTTAAATTATCGTAAGTAGTGTTTTTTAAAATATCGTTTATTTCAGTTTCAAACTGGTTAATAATATCCTGTGTAGGGTCATTGATGTTTTTTAAATCATCAATAAGTGTCAATACTTTTTCGAGTGAAGAAGTGGCTGTTTGTAAGATACCTACGTTTTGATTGAAACTGTCTACATTTGCAAACAGAGGGTTTGTAACAAACTGTGTAGGTGAAAAATAATCCGTAACTCCTAGTGATATTAAATTGTTAATATAGTCGCTGTTAAATGTAATAGGTTCGGTGTTATACGGATATGTAGGTAAATAGCTTATAGGATAATAGCTGCTAACTGTCATTTTTAGCCTCCGTTTAAAAGGTTCATTAAGCTTTGAGTATTGGCATTTATACTGTGTGCCTGAGCTAAAAGCTGTGCGTTTAGTTTAAGCTCGTTGTTTTTTAAATCGGTAACTGTTTTTGACAGATCCGTTTCATTCTGGCTTTTGGCTTTTGAAGTGTTTAGCACATATTCGGACAAATTATTTATTTTGGACTGCGCTTCATTTGTGAATGCGCCAATGAAATTTCTCGCATTATTTAAAGAATCTTCGAAATCATTTATATTGTTAATATCAAATTCAGGCATAGACGTATCAATTATAGTGCCGTTAAAATCAAATTTTCCGAAAACGTTTTTATCGTTATAAACAGTTTGGGTAAGCGTGTTGTTTATGTTTTCAGAAAGTTTGTTTATCTGAGAATTTACAGCTGACAGATTATCGCTGTTGAGCGTTGCGTTATTCGCCTGTACCTGCAGTGTTTTAATCTGATTTAAATCGTCCCTTATACTGTTTAACGCTCCGTCGGCTGTTTGCACAAATCCAATTGCGTTATTGAAATTGTTTATCTCCTGTAATGAAGTATTAATATCGTTTTCATAAACATCCTGTATAAATGCATTAACGTTTTTCATTACTTTTGAAGGGTCGGCTATTTTTTGGATGTCGCTGTCTATTTTAGATGTGTTGTTGTTTAAATAGGCAGTGTTAAATTCATTGATTTTCATGACCGCCTCCTTCGTTATATTTATATATATTATACCATATTTTTGATAAAATGTTTAAAAAACTTTTAAGGTTTTCAATGATAGAAATAAAGCATCTGAAAAAAGTATTCGGAACAAAAACTGTATTAAAAGACGTCAATTTAAAAATAGAAGACAATAAAACGACTTATATTTTGGGAATGTCTG
It contains:
- a CDS encoding DMT family transporter, producing MINFADFLLLIVAIFWGVTFKLVQNAIADMPVFIFLFWRFFLSFLLMFILFYKKISFDKESLKAALLLGIFNFLVFSFQTFGLLYAPSSVVAFITGLYVILTPIVAFFIFKKRISPYAIIGVILAFLGIYLLTGANIGSFGKGELYTFIATVFVALHINYTDIFSKKYNLYTLVTFQFLAVALLSLIFIPFEKGSVTFSKDVIIALTVTVLFATVFAYFIQTYAQKFTTSTKTAIIFAMEPVSAAIFAYFYGETLSLIQITGAVLVILAMLISELGDLFFRKFF
- a CDS encoding amino acid ABC transporter ATP-binding protein, translated to MEQIIQMKDIEKYYGNFHALKGVNFNVDKGEVVVVCGPSGSGKSTLIRCINRLEDIDSGKIIVDNQDLYDKKTNINKLRQEVGMVFQHFNLFPHLTILENITIAPIKVKKMPKKEAEELAMKLLERVKIPHQANKYPSELSGGQKQRVAIARTLAMKPKIILFDEPTSALDPEMIGEVLDVMKELARENYTIVCVTHEMGFAREVSDRIVFMDAGEIVEENTPEEFFNNPKTDRAKKFLSEILHH
- a CDS encoding transporter substrate-binding domain-containing protein, with the translated sequence MKKLFAFLVILGMFLTSASADLLKDVQSRGVLKAGVKYDFPPFGFVNAKGQVVGFDIDLVKYIAKKLGVKPEFTQVTSKTRIPMVQSGTIDIAAASMTHKVKRDLPIDFTISYYFDGQSILARKDCKAKSYKDFAGKRVGVIQGATSGDNFKKVCPKVKLVYFQEYPQAIMALKRGKIDAVSTDYTWCATQAKRSHGQFKVIGKPFTFEPYGMGVRENESNFRDAVNFAIQDAVRDGTYQRLYKKWFGTEPNRLPEVWPK
- a CDS encoding amino acid ABC transporter permease, which gives rise to MPLIVQMFFIYFTFTLSQIFPFLNSWGKFLHIQDVDAFFSALLALILYTGAYIGEVVKAGINSIPKGQFEAAQSLGMNRFQVMWYIIYPQAIRIIIPPLTSQFLNLIKNSSLAMTIGVAELTFATQQIDAETFRGFEAATAVTILYIILTLSTSFVMNLVEIKFSKGVKNA
- a CDS encoding amino acid ABC transporter permease; protein product: MLKNIENYFKKHKVQFWIFNIIVIATLLKIFQMIAYPETHFEEIFTKDNMRFLFFGKPGEIGGLALTFILAITSIFLSFIIGSIFGIARWSKIKIIKIPAILYIELLRATPLLMVIFWVFFAIPVFSMAFFHTQAHVSPTVAAIIAFTLFTSAYVAEIVRAGINSIPKGQFEAAKSLGFNSTQTFIHIILPQAYRKMIPAFVSQFVALFKDTSLAYTIGVIEFFRAATIINNRLYLSFEIFSFVALVYFSIAFSMSKFSHMLEKKVEKQLNA
- a CDS encoding flagellin, whose product is MKINEFNTAYLNNNTSKIDSDIQKIADPSKVMKNVNAFIQDVYENDINTSLQEINNFNNAIGFVQTADGALNSIRDDLNQIKTLQVQANNATLNSDNLSAVNSQINKLSENINNTLTQTVYNDKNVFGKFDFNGTIIDTSMPEFDINNINDFEDSLNNARNFIGAFTNEAQSKINNLSEYVLNTSKAKSQNETDLSKTVTDLKNNELKLNAQLLAQAHSINANTQSLMNLLNGG
- a CDS encoding Crp/Fnr family transcriptional regulator, whose protein sequence is MENCRVLIASKELEKLFSEDVFSNIPKRYLKKGEVCYPETPRILVLKEGELKISLIENNKELILYFLHKNNFCFCNNDIMVYAKKDSEFYFLESHHFIELFGNTDFCNVLLNNLNQNIEIERDILKSLAFKSSKERISEFLLDLAFSIGIKKEEGILLDVHCTMEETASFLGMSRQRFSTFINEMINEGILEKLGQKKFLIKNIDKLKEFSKE
- a CDS encoding rhodanese-like domain-containing protein, producing the protein MKFRYLALSLAIAGSFAYAHTFKLANTIKGMGPKVAELNKMCRSYEKYVNYITPDQLKDWMKKDKDFTIVDVRSVDEMKAGEIDWPDYDEYPLGQVPVYAAMGAFKPNHVYVFLCATGHRAVIAGGQLVKWFGIPKKNVYVLRGGINGWLNTGYSVVNKVTEFGGFKGLKAVEHPKEPIILDQF
- a CDS encoding transporter substrate-binding domain-containing protein; the encoded protein is MKKLLIAILALASMLFAADFNVWKNSTLHSIVQKGELRVCLEPGYVPFEMRDKHGRIIGFDVDISKKMAKDMGVKLKLVPTAWDGIIPALMTGKCDIIISGMTITQKRNLKVTFTNPYFLVGQTLLVNKKHKGVKSYKDLDKKGMVITTKLGTTGEIAARRLFKHATIKTFDSESAAVQEVLNNRADAFIYDKPYNELFMAGKGKGKLIFLRQDLTYEPLGFAINHGDPDFLNWLNNFLRQIKHDGTYQKFYNRWFRSTDWLKRVQ
- a CDS encoding amino acid ABC transporter permease; this encodes MKKSIIRDRKFGQLIALLFYVLLGWFLYQAASKINYTWKWDMIPKYFVYKQKIPLTSPCDGTLKITKNQAKVICDENHVVKTYNIAGYKLEFKNGEYVYQGDEFAYKQKLEPGPFILGIWVTIKISIISMIIAFIIGLIISIMRLSGIPALDYIGSVYVTVIRGTPLLVQLFIFYFIVATIFNLPRFWAGVMSLSIFYGAYIAEILRGAIQSIDKGQHEAAKSLGFTSIQRMQLIILPQALRKALPALVGELISLIKDSSLVSIISITDLTKVGREIVANTFSPFETWLTVAALYLMLTSILSFIGHRLEKKMKAKGGI